The following proteins are encoded in a genomic region of Oncorhynchus kisutch isolate 150728-3 linkage group LG6, Okis_V2, whole genome shotgun sequence:
- the LOC116374500 gene encoding uncharacterized protein LOC116374500 produces MQNEQRDASDQGGEPGEESRQPMDNEETGADNPLLNGDASGQGEEGLLGMEDGKLSDNDRADTEICQKTHADSHPLNVPKVVSQTDDPQLLGQPQSNGHVPYRRESHLTNGAPGQGAGETSPLLCRSPGEEGVLEGQDRKSADSGGTDPESCQKTHAEPPLVNGHQDVRVNDETKEATPGAQSPGPPQMNGGPPMSNRAAGETTALLDKQALDKDQVTKPHELIDQGPNDMESRGEL; encoded by the exons ATGCAGAATGAGCAACGTGATGCCAG TGACCAAGGAGGTgagccaggagaggagagcaggcagCCCATGGACAATGAAGAGACAGGCGCTGACAACCCTCTGCTGAATGGAGATGCCAG TGGCCAAGGAGAGGAAGGTCTTCTAGGAATGGAGGATGGAAAGCTGTCAGACAATGACCGAGCAGACACTGAAATCTGTCAGAAGACACATGCTGATTCCCATCCACTGAATGTACCCAAGGTTGTCAG CCAGACTGATGACCCACAGCTTCTGGGTCAACCTCAGAGCAATGGACACGTGCCATATAGAAG GGAATCACACCTGACCAATGGGGCTCCAGGTCAGGGTGCTGGTGAGACTTCACCCCTCCTCTGCAG AAGCCCAGGAGAGGAAGGCGTGCTAGAAGGGCAGGACAGGAAGTCAGCAGACAGTGGGGGAACAGACCCTGAATCCTGTCAGAAGACACATGCTGAACCCCCTCTAGTGAATGGACACCAAGATGTCAG GGTTAACGATGAGACTAAGGAAGCGACTCCTGGTGCACAGAGTCCAGGACCTCCTCAGATGAATGGAGGTCCTCCCATGTCTAACAGAGCTGCAGGGGAGACCACTGCTCTATTGGACAAACAGGCCTTGGACAAGGACCAAGTCACCAAACCTCATGAGTTAATA GACCAAGGTCCTAATGACATGGAGTCAAGAGGAGAACTGTAA